Genomic segment of Gopherus flavomarginatus isolate rGopFla2 chromosome 2, rGopFla2.mat.asm, whole genome shotgun sequence:
attaataactactctctgagtacggttatccagccagttatgcacccaccttatagtagccccatctaaattgtactttcctagtttatctataagaatatcatgcaagaccatatcaaatgccttactaaagtctaggtatatcacatccacagcttctcccttatccacaaggctcgttatcttatcaaagaatgttatcagattagtttgacacgatttgttctttacaaatccatgctggctattccctatcaccttaccaccttccaagtgtttgcagatgatttctttaattacctgctccattatcttccctggcacagaagttaaactaactggtctgtagtttcctgggttgtttttatttccctttttatagataggcactatatttgcccccttccagtcttctggaatctcccccgtctcccatgatttcccaaagataatagctagaggctcagataccttctctattaactccttgagtattctaggatgcatttcatcaggccctggtgacttgcaggcatctaacttttctaagtgattttttacttgctctttttttattttatcttctaaacctaccctcttcccgtaaacattcactatactagacattccttcagacttctcagtgaagaccgaaacaaagaagtcattaagcatctctgccatttccaagtctcccattactgtttccccctcctcactgagcagtgggcctaccctgtccttggtcttcctcttgcttctaatgtattgataaaaagtcttcttgtttccctttattcccatagctagtttgagctcattttgtacctttgcctttctaatcttgcctctgctaATATATGGAAGTTACTACATCAATGCCTGTGTTATCCTTCTGAGCTTAGATAGGTCAATCTGATGAAAACAGCATACTAAGTGCTTTTGGTACTCAAGTGAGTGGCCCCACATTAAAAACCCAGATAAGGAAAATCATTACCTCTTCGAGGCAGGGAGCATGCTGTATGGATCTTGGTGGAGAGAGTGAGATAGTACTTGTGAGGAATGGGGTGCTCTTGCAAGGGAGTCCTTGTCTCAGTGGTGTACACGTGGGTActttatttacaaataaaaagtatgtattaaaataactttaaaatatttaatttaaaaaaattcagcagaGAACAGTCATATTAGCATGTTTTACCATAACCCTCATCCTCCTTTTTCCCGTCTCCTCTTCTCTGTAGTTACCACTTGATATGTTAGATCTCTCAGTTTAgatccaagtatcagaggggtagccgtgttagtctggatctgtaaaaagcaacaaagagtcctgtggcaacttataggctaacagatgtattggagcataagctttcgtgggtacatgcgtctgacgaagtgggtattcacccatgaaagctcatgctccaatacatctgttagtctataaggtgccacaggactctttgttgcttttttcaaTTTAGAACATGAGCCTATTAGAGCTGGAACTGATTGATGCCCAATAATCAATAAGTGTTAATCAGGGGAACTCTTGAGGGCAGAAGAAAGCTGCCAGAGTAGTACTTGGTGCTAGTAGAAGGCTAGACTCAGTGCATGGTGGATGTGAAGTGGTGCCACTGATTTAACACATCAGATCCTAACCACATTTCATCTTTTCTGTATCTTGGTACAGTTTTATGTGGTCCTTTGAGAAGATTCATCGAAGCATTGCTCACATCTTCCAAGGGGAGCTGGTGTCCAGTTTTGATGAAGAATTCCGAATTCTCTTTGCACAGTCAGACCCTCTCATTCCTCCAGCCAATGTCTTGGTGAAGGCAGAGAACCCATTTACCATGGCCCCCTTTGGCAATAATATGCCCTTCTTTCCAAAGAAACCACACCTGCTGTTCCAGAGGGATGACAATGTCTTTCCACCCTTCGTGGACAGAGTTGATCCAGACAGATACTTCTTGTCAGCCTTCAGACGGGACGAACTGATGCGCCATACTATGGAGGGGTCAACAATGCGCATGTATTCTAAGAAGGCAGAAATGGAGAATTGTCAGATAGATCCTGTCAGAGGTTTATTCCGCTCCAAGCAGTTAGAGCTGGATTCCTTTAAGAGACACAGCTTTGCTGAAGGAACCTTTGAAAACTTTTCTTCTTCAAAGCAGTGTTCTAGGCAGATGTTCATGAATAATCTGGATGACTTTAAAATGCAGTCCAGTCACTTTCAAAAGGACCAGTTCTACCAATATCAGTTTGAACATCCCCATGCTTCCAGCAGGCCTCAGGGGTTCTTTGAGCGAATCCGAGGTGGTAGGCCAGGATTCAATGAACTGGAGGACTATGCACAGGGCCCCAGATATCCGGAACTTGAATCCCACTTCCCACAGGAGAGTTTCCCCTTAAGGCTAGATTATGAGCCTTCAAATTCTTCTAGGGAAGTGAGGCATGGTTCTGATCAGGTGAACCCTGCAGGGAATGGCCCACTAGGGCTGATGTCACTAAGGAGGCAAAACATAGGGCAGAAATTCATGTGCCAGACATCCCCCACACAGAAGCAGAGCCTGGAACAACGACTGTTTTTACAAGACCAGGACCCAGATCAGGACAAGAAGACCCAGGAAAACAGAACAGGTTTGCGTAACTGGAGGATTTCTTCATACCTGAGTGCATACCAGTCTGAACCAGGAGACGAAGGCATCCCAATGCCCATGGAATCAGAGTCATATAATGATGTTTTGAGCCTTGGAGAGCCCCTCACAAAGTACCCCAGTGACCTGATCCCATCTTTCAAGTCTCCTATGTCATTTAATAATAAATCATTGGGAATTGAAAGCACCAAAGAATTGACAGGTACTGAGAGAGCAGGCGAGGAGACCTCCCTCGTGAAACAGGATTCTTTTAGGTCCAGGATAAATCCTTTGATCCAGAGGAGCTCAAGGCTCAGGTCTTCTTTGATTTTTAATGCTGCCAGTTTAGATCAGCAAAATATGACAATGGATAAGGTTCAGATGATCCAAAAGGAGCAAATGTCCAGTGAGATTATAAAAGACAATGAAACTATAAAGGCAGCCGCCTCTTCTAAAGTGGCAGAACTTTTAGAAAAGTACAAAACTGTGGGCAAAGACATAGAGAGCGCTACAGTTGGTCACACCAAAGCTGTTTCCAGTTTTCTACAGGAAGAATCTCAGAATGCAGAGAAAAAATGTACCAAATCCGTGCAATACAAGATCCTGGAGAGTAGGGTGCTAGACTCAAAAGAATCCTTCAGTAGTTATAAGATGAACATGGAGTCTGAGAAACAGTTTGGTATGTCTTCCTCAGCCACCCAGCTCCTTGACACACTGAGTAAAGATCCTATAACAAATATTAGTAGCAAAATGGAAAAACTATCTTCTCGGTTTTATTCCACAGACAGCAATCCTGCTCTTCCAACGAAGGAGAACCTGGTATTGGTAGGagacactcagaagcttgctctGCCAGAGAAGAGGGAGAAATTGACATTCAAAAGAGACACACTGGAACTAGCTGACACAGAATTCAAGAAACTGCAGGCTAGGGTAAGCACCACATCGATTCCTGAAAGTTTATCCAAGAACCAAGGGTCTGACAGCTCTCTCCATAAATCCGAAGAAGAGGGTGCCAAACAGGAACAGAGTCCACTGGAATTTTTTAGGAAAGGGTCGCTAAGGTTGAAACAGTTGCTGAATCCAAAGGGTGATAAGAAATCAGAGGAAGAAACCAATCTTGAGAGTGGAAAGTTTGACAAGCAGACCATGAGCCTTAAACGATCTTCCAAGGGGGATTAtcaggaagtgatggaggaagagaaATCCCAAAGGATCACAACAGCATCTGCTCTCAAAAGCAACCAGCCATCTCAGACCAGGTTTGCTTCTTCCACGGCAAACATCCTATACAGCAGTAATCTCCGTGATGACACAAAGGTGATTCTGGAGCAAATTTCTGCCAACAGTCAGAAAAACAGAGCTGAGCTGGCCAAGCAACTACCATCCACAAGTAATCCTGATCTTACCAAGTCTACCAGCAGTTTGGAATATAAAGatgagaaggagaaaacttgCAACATTAGCAGGTCAGAAAGTTTTGGGAGCCATAAGAAGAATCTTCAGAGGCAACCATCAGAGGATAGAGATACCCTTCTGAAAAAGATGGAGAATATGCGAAAGGAGAAGAGGGTGTATAGTAGGTTTGAGGTCTTCTGCAAGAAGGATGAACAACCAATTCAGAATGATGAGGAATATGACACAGATGCCAAAGACAAGAAAATGGGGAAATTCATGCCCAAACTCCTGGGGACCTTCAAAACCAAAAAATGACCTTAGAAATGCTGCCTAAATCCCAACTCCAGTGGTGGAATTACTATCTGTCAATGGAGAAAGGGGAGGTTATGCTTCAGTGATGGACACTAGTAACATACTGAATACTCCTTCATGTTGTTGAGTGGGCAGTTGTGCAACACTGGCCTCCTACAGCATTATTTCCTCTTACAGTTAAATGGTGATAGGCAATTTTACTGCAATAGGAtccaaatgataaaaaaaaattaaatcaacagattgtttaaaacaaaaataaagtggAGTCTATTTATCACCTGCACAGGGAAGCTCCTCAGCAGACAGAACAAGCTTGCTATTATTCGCAGAGGGGTGAAACTATAATGCAAAGCTCTGCCCTAAGCCAGGGAAGTCCGTAATTCTCATTTACAAGAACAATGCTGATTTTTGGATATTTCTCAGGTTGTGGTCCATTTTTTCCTCATATGTGGTGCCAGGAGGATTGTTGACAGTTCCCAGGAGCAAGATCTTGGAGTAAATTATTTGCCCTTACCTGTAGTTATGACCCTGTCCATTGGCACATGTCCAGCTTTTATACTTAGCATTGTATAACCTTATGGGTGTTTTTAAATATAGTTGGAAATATTATTGCTTTAGAGGGAGAGGCATGAGCAGGCAGCtggaaggcagcagcagagggaatTTGCATGCCATGCTGGGATAAAGAGATGTCTCTAGTTTAAATTAGCCAACCTAGTAGTGCACTGAATCAAGCCTGTACAATGCAGCCTTCATTAAGCAGAATCTTGAGGGTACACCACCAAGAAGAGGTGTTTTCTCTCAGGGAGGGATTTGTAGCAGAGGATAAGCCATTTCAAGTGTTAGCAGGTTCCCTCATTGTGATGATAGGAGAGGGAGGAGGGTTTTAGACAAAAGGAGGAAATAACTGAGCTTTACTGTAACTTATCCT
This window contains:
- the FAM83H gene encoding protein FAM83H, whose amino-acid sequence is MARRSQSSSQGDNPLDPNYLPPHYKEYYRLALDVLAEDGQESYHRFLDEEGAPDFLCNTEVEHITQHLQKPQYANQESSCMDAIHGSDIDGSSGTYWPMNSDLAVPELDLGWPMVFGFKGTEVTTLVQPPPPDNPSIKEEARRMIRAAQQVVAIVMDVFTDVDLLSEVLDAAARRVPVYILLDEMNSQLFLDTAAKCKVNLNYVEFLRVRTVAGPTYYCRTGMSFKGHVKEKFLLVDCMVVLSGNYSFMWSFEKIHRSIAHIFQGELVSSFDEEFRILFAQSDPLIPPANVLVKAENPFTMAPFGNNMPFFPKKPHLLFQRDDNVFPPFVDRVDPDRYFLSAFRRDELMRHTMEGSTMRMYSKKAEMENCQIDPVRGLFRSKQLELDSFKRHSFAEGTFENFSSSKQCSRQMFMNNLDDFKMQSSHFQKDQFYQYQFEHPHASSRPQGFFERIRGGRPGFNELEDYAQGPRYPELESHFPQESFPLRLDYEPSNSSREVRHGSDQVNPAGNGPLGLMSLRRQNIGQKFMCQTSPTQKQSLEQRLFLQDQDPDQDKKTQENRTGLRNWRISSYLSAYQSEPGDEGIPMPMESESYNDVLSLGEPLTKYPSDLIPSFKSPMSFNNKSLGIESTKELTGTERAGEETSLVKQDSFRSRINPLIQRSSRLRSSLIFNAASLDQQNMTMDKVQMIQKEQMSSEIIKDNETIKAAASSKVAELLEKYKTVGKDIESATVGHTKAVSSFLQEESQNAEKKCTKSVQYKILESRVLDSKESFSSYKMNMESEKQFGMSSSATQLLDTLSKDPITNISSKMEKLSSRFYSTDSNPALPTKENLVLVGDTQKLALPEKREKLTFKRDTLELADTEFKKLQARVSTTSIPESLSKNQGSDSSLHKSEEEGAKQEQSPLEFFRKGSLRLKQLLNPKGDKKSEEETNLESGKFDKQTMSLKRSSKGDYQEVMEEEKSQRITTASALKSNQPSQTRFASSTANILYSSNLRDDTKVILEQISANSQKNRAELAKQLPSTSNPDLTKSTSSLEYKDEKEKTCNISRSESFGSHKKNLQRQPSEDRDTLLKKMENMRKEKRVYSRFEVFCKKDEQPIQNDEEYDTDAKDKKMGKFMPKLLGTFKTKK